The following are from one region of the Polyangiaceae bacterium genome:
- a CDS encoding serine/threonine protein kinase: MDLEVGQRVDRFELTAPLGAGGQGAVWKAKDPLHPERPRALKLIPLGLARSGDLERARREARALARLDHPSLVPCDALFEDLRAGLLGLVMDFVDGASLRKANHDPRFDSRHRALALCHVASALSYLHQSGVVHRDLKLDNVLVADSFWTTPEEPGGVKVVDLGIAVVAETRERLTAVGSVVGTVPYLAPELLDPGSFPGEATDPAVDVFAFGVLGWQVISGEHPTGLASTSGPYEFAEAYRGVLRTGAEFPAKAFPGEWGRLLSDALRLTSTERITDGAELELRCRRAEEVTPSSVAVPVSLRGPETQVASPKAMMDQTAPVAVPSEAAPAATAAPAPEPKPKPKATKPVEPAEAPEPEKKSAGAGLALLTLLGVGVAAGAVWFVSQPERRPTKELPPPLPSASATEVRTTEPVVSADAEADAGDAGADAGESLPSGCTALCDCCLSGRGCGPGACTELLSPDEGFRLRPAEITDREGKRIDYELVEVCLRVAGSADYTCLPLTKAPDGGAPYVYAAVSDLRDPGIAVRVRTRFDGGIYSDVAWNYGFKLGSNASRELLCKGLVIDKLEGSLGSVRLFLDPDGDDAGVPARCGVDAGR; this comes from the coding sequence ATGGATCTCGAGGTCGGGCAGCGAGTCGACCGCTTCGAGCTGACGGCCCCGTTGGGCGCCGGCGGCCAGGGCGCGGTCTGGAAGGCGAAGGATCCGCTCCATCCGGAGCGACCGCGCGCGCTCAAGCTCATCCCGCTGGGCCTGGCGCGGTCGGGGGATCTGGAGCGGGCGCGGCGCGAGGCCCGAGCTCTCGCGCGCCTCGACCATCCGTCTTTGGTGCCCTGCGATGCGTTGTTCGAAGATCTGAGAGCCGGCCTGCTGGGTCTGGTGATGGACTTCGTGGACGGCGCGTCGCTGCGCAAGGCCAACCACGATCCGCGCTTCGATTCGCGGCATCGCGCGCTCGCGCTCTGCCATGTGGCCAGCGCGCTCTCTTACCTGCACCAGAGCGGCGTGGTGCATCGCGACCTCAAGCTCGACAACGTGTTGGTCGCGGATTCCTTCTGGACCACGCCCGAAGAGCCCGGTGGGGTGAAGGTCGTGGACCTCGGCATCGCCGTCGTGGCGGAGACCCGGGAACGGCTCACCGCCGTGGGCAGCGTGGTGGGAACCGTTCCGTACCTGGCGCCGGAGCTGCTGGATCCCGGGAGCTTTCCCGGAGAAGCGACGGACCCCGCGGTGGACGTCTTCGCCTTCGGGGTGCTCGGCTGGCAGGTGATCAGCGGGGAGCACCCGACGGGGCTCGCCAGTACCTCGGGGCCGTACGAATTCGCCGAAGCGTATCGGGGCGTGCTCCGCACCGGCGCCGAGTTTCCGGCGAAGGCGTTTCCCGGGGAGTGGGGGCGGCTCTTGTCCGACGCCCTGCGTCTCACGTCGACCGAGCGCATCACCGACGGCGCCGAGCTCGAGCTGCGTTGCCGGCGGGCGGAGGAAGTGACGCCGTCCTCCGTGGCCGTGCCGGTGTCCTTGCGAGGGCCCGAGACGCAGGTGGCGAGCCCCAAGGCGATGATGGATCAAACGGCTCCGGTGGCGGTGCCCTCCGAGGCCGCCCCCGCGGCCACCGCCGCGCCGGCGCCCGAGCCGAAGCCGAAGCCCAAAGCGACGAAGCCCGTCGAGCCCGCGGAGGCTCCGGAGCCCGAGAAGAAGTCCGCCGGCGCGGGCTTGGCGTTGCTCACTTTGCTCGGCGTCGGTGTTGCTGCCGGGGCCGTTTGGTTCGTGTCCCAGCCGGAGCGGCGCCCGACGAAGGAGCTGCCGCCGCCGCTGCCGAGCGCGTCCGCGACCGAAGTGAGGACCACCGAGCCCGTGGTCTCGGCGGATGCGGAAGCCGACGCCGGGGACGCCGGCGCAGACGCGGGGGAGTCTTTGCCGAGCGGCTGCACGGCGCTGTGCGATTGCTGCCTTTCGGGGCGCGGCTGCGGGCCCGGCGCATGCACGGAGCTGCTGAGCCCCGACGAGGGCTTCCGACTCCGTCCTGCCGAGATCACGGACCGTGAGGGAAAGCGCATCGACTACGAGCTGGTGGAGGTGTGCCTGCGGGTGGCGGGGAGCGCGGACTACACCTGCCTGCCGCTGACCAAAGCGCCAGACGGCGGCGCGCCCTACGTGTACGCCGCGGTGAGCGATCTGCGAGATCCCGGCATCGCCGTACGCGTGCGCACACGGTTCGACGGCGGCATCTATTCGGACGTCGCCTGGAACTACGGCTTCAAGCTCGGATCGAACGCGTCGCGCGAGCTCTTGTGCAAGGGCCTCGTGATCGACAAGCTCGAAGGAAGCCTCGGCTCGGTGCGGCTGTTCCTCGACCCGGATGGCGACGACGCGGGCGTGCCCGCGCGCTGCGGTGTGGACGCGGGGCGCTGA
- a CDS encoding PhnD/SsuA/transferrin family substrate-binding protein, which translates to MSEGKPPLRVAISRSAAAGSGTGNAAALSMARLDTFCRALGRSLERPVLPVGVDDYEKLAADFIAGQVELAWLPPAVALTVLSRGGARAVALPVRNGTALFHCALFVRDDSAANQPKDLNRARAAWVDPLSTSGYLIPRAALLRQGIDLSVALSEQRFLGSHAAVVRAVVSGEADVGASYVHRDAGGVLRRAGWGDAPVRIILEHGPVPSDLLVASRNVSRRTVVRIGDGLVSQTDVFLLGAARELLEAEGFQLAEPRHFDALEALSPFLRS; encoded by the coding sequence ATGTCCGAGGGGAAGCCGCCACTTCGGGTAGCGATCTCTCGGTCTGCCGCCGCGGGCAGCGGCACTGGCAACGCCGCGGCGCTGTCCATGGCGCGCCTCGATACCTTCTGCCGGGCGCTCGGTCGCAGCCTCGAGCGCCCGGTGCTGCCGGTGGGCGTCGACGACTACGAAAAGCTCGCCGCGGATTTCATCGCGGGTCAGGTGGAGCTGGCCTGGCTGCCGCCCGCGGTGGCGCTGACGGTGTTGTCCCGGGGAGGGGCACGCGCGGTGGCGTTGCCGGTGCGCAACGGCACCGCGCTGTTTCACTGCGCGCTCTTTGTTCGCGATGATTCCGCGGCGAACCAACCCAAGGATCTGAATCGGGCGCGAGCTGCCTGGGTCGATCCCCTCAGCACTTCGGGTTATCTGATCCCGCGCGCGGCCTTGCTGCGCCAGGGCATCGATCTCTCCGTGGCGCTCTCGGAACAGCGCTTCCTCGGCTCCCACGCGGCCGTGGTTCGCGCGGTGGTGTCGGGGGAGGCGGACGTGGGCGCCAGCTACGTGCACCGGGACGCGGGCGGCGTGCTCCGGCGCGCTGGGTGGGGTGACGCTCCGGTGCGCATCATCCTGGAGCACGGGCCGGTGCCGTCGGACTTGCTGGTGGCCTCGCGGAACGTGTCTCGGCGCACGGTGGTTCGCATCGGTGACGGTCTGGTCTCCCAGACGGACGTGTTCCTGCTGGGAGCTGCCCGAGAGCTACTCGAGGCCGAAGGCTTTCAGCTGGCGGAGCCGCGGCATTTCGACGCTCTCGAGGCGTTGAGCCCATTTCTGCGTTCCTGA
- a CDS encoding HAMP domain-containing histidine kinase — protein sequence MRHRRRWHRPHGLGHYVRARLHRRLFVWFGVTIFVTGGATFATMTLFFSGPSSYRNGVERLKTYAENRFTEVWSDAPARQRLARDAARDLDLSITLRDASRTQLEHFGPPCDSPSAELRIEKDGTRLGTVELCTSASRRHRPGAVIVVLLVFAGTLWAAAGIMARRILWPLGELVRVANAIGSGDLRRRARVHPARAGELAVLADAINDMADRIERQMTDQRELLAAVSHEIRSPLARLRVLSELIRQRGSDDASLDELERELAEVDSLVGELLASSRLDFQALTRSELDARDLAERALSRADLPEQILSVRRGTTRFEGDATLLSRALANLLDNAKAHGGGATALIVEASDGAISFAVEDAGSGFSDELLSTAFESFVRGARGHGSSLGLGLALVRRIAEAHGGRAFAENRTEGGARVGFTVAR from the coding sequence ATGAGACACCGGCGCCGCTGGCATCGCCCCCACGGCCTGGGTCACTACGTTCGCGCGCGGCTCCACCGCCGTCTGTTCGTGTGGTTCGGCGTCACCATCTTCGTGACCGGCGGCGCGACCTTCGCCACGATGACGTTGTTCTTCTCCGGCCCATCCAGCTACCGAAACGGCGTCGAACGGCTGAAAACCTACGCTGAAAACCGCTTCACCGAGGTCTGGAGCGATGCTCCCGCGCGCCAGCGCCTGGCGCGCGACGCCGCCCGCGATCTCGATCTGTCCATCACTCTGCGCGATGCCTCGCGCACCCAGCTGGAGCACTTCGGCCCGCCCTGCGACTCCCCCAGCGCCGAGCTGCGCATCGAAAAGGACGGCACTCGTTTGGGCACCGTCGAGCTTTGCACCTCCGCTTCGCGGCGCCACCGTCCCGGCGCCGTCATCGTGGTGCTGCTGGTGTTCGCCGGTACGCTGTGGGCCGCCGCCGGAATCATGGCGCGACGCATCTTGTGGCCCCTCGGCGAGCTCGTGCGCGTGGCCAATGCCATCGGCAGTGGAGATCTCCGACGCCGTGCCCGCGTGCACCCGGCGCGCGCCGGGGAGCTCGCGGTGCTGGCGGACGCCATCAACGACATGGCAGATCGCATCGAGCGCCAGATGACGGATCAACGCGAGCTCTTGGCCGCCGTCTCTCACGAGATCCGCTCGCCCCTGGCGCGGCTCAGGGTACTCTCGGAGTTGATTCGCCAGCGGGGCAGCGACGACGCCTCTCTGGACGAGCTCGAGCGGGAGCTCGCCGAGGTGGATTCGCTGGTGGGGGAGCTGCTCGCCAGCTCGCGCCTCGATTTTCAGGCCCTCACCCGCAGCGAGCTCGATGCCCGGGATCTGGCCGAGCGAGCGCTGTCACGCGCCGACCTTCCCGAGCAGATCTTGTCGGTCCGCCGCGGAACCACCCGGTTCGAAGGCGATGCCACGCTCCTTTCCCGCGCCCTGGCCAACCTGCTCGACAACGCCAAGGCCCATGGTGGCGGCGCCACCGCACTGATCGTGGAAGCCAGCGATGGCGCCATCTCCTTCGCGGTGGAGGACGCCGGCAGCGGCTTTTCGGACGAGCTCTTGAGCACGGCCTTCGAATCCTTCGTGCGGGGGGCGCGGGGGCACGGCTCGTCGCTGGGGCTGGGCCTCGCGCTGGTGCGGCGCATCGCCGAGGCCCACGGCGGTCGCGCCTTCGCGGAAAATCGCACTGAGGGCGGCGCGCGGGTCGGCTTCACGGTCGCACGCTGA
- a CDS encoding response regulator transcription factor, producing MALRVLLIDDDVRLFELLAEYLAPHDVSLGHAKSGQEGLDLLAQGSFDAVLLDVMMPGLDGLETLRKIRKDQRIPVLMLTARGDESDRVVGLELGADDYVPKPFSPRELLARLRAVLRRTEPEAGASRLSVQGVELDVAARTVRVEGSEVELTGLEFDILHALLRRAGRVVPRAALLEEAGRGDVTVNDRTVDVHISHLRKKLGDPQKIRTVRGVGYVFARDAMDS from the coding sequence ATGGCCCTGAGGGTGCTCCTGATCGACGACGACGTGCGGCTGTTCGAGCTACTCGCCGAGTATCTCGCGCCGCACGACGTCAGCCTCGGCCACGCCAAGAGCGGCCAGGAAGGACTCGACCTCCTGGCCCAGGGCAGCTTCGACGCGGTGCTCTTGGACGTGATGATGCCGGGCCTCGACGGCCTGGAGACGCTGCGCAAGATCCGCAAGGATCAGCGCATCCCGGTGCTGATGCTCACGGCCCGCGGCGACGAATCGGATCGCGTCGTGGGTCTCGAGCTCGGTGCCGACGACTACGTGCCGAAGCCCTTTTCGCCCCGGGAGCTCCTGGCACGGCTGCGCGCCGTGCTGCGGCGAACCGAGCCCGAGGCGGGCGCTTCTCGGCTCTCGGTCCAGGGCGTGGAGCTCGACGTGGCGGCACGCACGGTGCGCGTGGAAGGTAGCGAAGTAGAGCTCACGGGACTCGAGTTCGACATCCTGCACGCGCTCTTGCGCCGGGCCGGGCGCGTGGTGCCCCGCGCCGCGCTCTTGGAGGAGGCCGGCCGGGGCGACGTGACGGTGAACGACCGCACCGTGGACGTGCACATCTCGCATCTGCGCAAGAAGCTCGGGGATCCGCAGAAGATCCGCACCGTGCGCGGCGTCGGATACGTCTTCGCACGCGACGCGATGGACTCATGA
- a CDS encoding methyltransferase domain-containing protein, producing the protein MSHDRERWDARHARAGFDERPPNAVVMDLAAGQRQGRALDLASGSGRHALALADRGLEVEAWDVSPVGLGLCAARARARGLSVVTRVVDLSEPLPLAVFDLVLMVDFLERRCWPRLPGLLAPDGLLVISTFTVDWPEPHPSRRFRLARGELRQAFPELSPLHYEEAGGRASIALKKAPA; encoded by the coding sequence ATGAGTCATGATCGCGAGCGTTGGGATGCACGGCACGCGCGCGCAGGCTTCGACGAGCGACCGCCGAACGCCGTCGTGATGGATCTCGCCGCGGGTCAGCGTCAGGGGCGAGCGCTCGATCTCGCGAGCGGCAGCGGGCGCCACGCGTTGGCGCTGGCCGACCGCGGCCTCGAAGTGGAGGCTTGGGACGTCAGCCCCGTGGGCCTCGGTCTGTGTGCCGCTCGCGCGCGAGCACGCGGTCTGTCGGTCGTCACGCGGGTCGTGGACCTGAGCGAGCCGTTGCCGCTCGCGGTGTTCGATCTGGTGCTGATGGTGGACTTCCTGGAGCGACGCTGCTGGCCCCGTCTGCCGGGCCTGCTGGCCCCGGACGGCCTGCTGGTGATCAGCACCTTCACCGTGGATTGGCCCGAGCCCCACCCCTCGCGTCGATTTCGTCTGGCCCGAGGGGAGCTGCGCCAGGCCTTCCCCGAGCTGTCTCCCCTGCACTACGAAGAAGCTGGCGGCCGGGCCTCGATCGCGCTGAAAAAGGCACCGGCCTAG
- a CDS encoding peptidylprolyl isomerase has translation MSDSVRASHILLMYAGSARSTATRSKDQALAEIQKLKTDIDGGADFADLARQHSDCPSGKSGGDLGSFGRGQMVKAFEDSAFGMSVGQTSGVVETDFGYHLIRRTG, from the coding sequence ATGTCCGATTCCGTCCGCGCCTCCCACATCCTTCTGATGTATGCCGGGTCGGCGCGATCCACGGCCACCCGCAGCAAGGACCAGGCCCTCGCGGAAATCCAGAAGCTCAAGACCGATATCGACGGCGGAGCGGATTTTGCCGACCTCGCTCGCCAGCACTCGGACTGCCCGTCCGGCAAGAGCGGCGGAGATCTGGGCAGCTTCGGTCGCGGCCAGATGGTGAAGGCTTTCGAAGACAGCGCCTTCGGAATGTCCGTGGGACAGACCAGCGGCGTGGTCGAGACCGACTTCGGCTACCACCTGATTCGACGCACGGGCTGA